The Episyrphus balteatus chromosome 4, idEpiBalt1.1, whole genome shotgun sequence genome includes a window with the following:
- the LOC129917687 gene encoding uncharacterized protein LOC129917687 isoform X6 gives MNLKTNSVGINVKGKFIQWESATTLSHVAVTSFSSSSSSREKASSSLSSSSTLWSTASSSQTETTTPLTEGNEQMSVSSSSSSSRQSRRRQSLHCIRRWASVERRRNLKPPSTTPITTTTTVKNIIEVPIYDDRRNNNDDGLSSSNMHQKDYNDDKKNSYRRFFTIRIKFMWYELSQDLLEKQIELLERKYGGVCARNAAITIQRAFRHYMMVKKFASITAMAKAEKRLSRRMMMAAAAAGGGTTEDGPPSNTSSSSAYGSATESQLEHPSQQQQQQHSHQARVTIMAGPPGTARTPPSRSMSLRERRHLDSSPIPRSQSGNTSPMPAAHSTCWSQSPVISGAASTASSASTASSNSSHPHVNLLHATEQHYYSSAAQIQAQISGPHYVSSQSTYHAVPHDVSYSSNSSHLDSSLNASWVSTGGTLVPGTSPHTPYYSAAQIYMRPKALVTTSERKKVPPEVPKRTSSITAQQAAAQQQMMAQMRQTPPPPSMIRTNGLCKTAENGSLTSVQSSGSDSSATSVDRMANCDLGSDRSNSPQTWKRGTTLNSSNQFSTHSPDHILMMASHPPAAAAGMVLVSDDHMSSHTSAAQYEQHNEADQLNVAATTTQNYKVSETIRKRQYRVGLNLFNKKPEKGITYLIRRGFLENTPQGVARFLISRKGLSRQMIGEYLGNLQNPFNMAVLECFAGELDLSGMQVDVALRKFQAYFRMPGEAQKIERLMEIFSQRYCQCNQDIVGRLRSSDTIFVLAFAIIMLNTDLHTPNLKPERRMRVEDFIKNLRGIDDCHDIDRDMLAGVYERVKANEFKPGSDHVTQVMKVQATIVGKKPNLALPHRRLVCYCRLYEIPDVNKKERPGVHQREVFLFNDLLVITKIFSKKKSSVTYTFRNSFPLCGMIVTLLDVPNYPYCIQLSQKVDAKILVTFNARNEHDRCKFAEDLKESISEMDEMESLRIEAELERQKSSRTRPNGNSENRDSGVADVEVCPCPFQSPQGSDSTNGNHDTAAQLKRSALSNSLLDMHEQFGNEKPQRRGSVGSLDSGMSISFQSTTASSASRENAAVVAAAANAAAAKMRFPQQGGGGGVVGGPVMVQHGQQYPGHHMMQAYHHHPTMMIPHPGMIHPHQLQPQPHPQQQQQQQQMPLTGRIPGRERKMSRSEESGRSTEV, from the exons atgaatttgaaaactaaTTCTGTAGGCATTAACGTTAAGGGTAAATTCATTCAGTGGGAGTCAGCAACAACTTTGTCTCATGTTGCGGTTACGtcattttcatcatcatcatcatcaagagAAAAAgcttcatcatcattatcatcatcatcaacattgtGGTCGACGGCATCATCATCTCAAACAGAGACAACAACCCCATTGACAGAAGGAAATGAACAAATGTCAgtgtcatcatcgtcatcgtcgtcgagACAAAGCAGAAGACGTCAAAGTTTACATTGCATACGCAGGTGGGCGAGTGTTGAACGTAGGCGGAATTTAAAACCCCCATCAACTACTCCTATAACAACTACTACTAcagtgaaaaatattatagaagTTCCGATCTATGATGATAGGAGGAATAATAATGATGATGGCTTGTCGTCATCGAATATGCATCAGAAGGATTATAATGATGATAAGAAAAACTCTTATAGAAGATTCTTCACCATACGGATTAAGTTTATGTG GTACGAACTCTCCCAGGATCTGCTGGAGAAACAAATTGAATTACTTGAACGTAAATACGGAGGAGTGTGTGCCCGCAACGCGGCAATCACAATACAGCGTGCCTTCCGACATTATATGATGGTTAAGAAGTTCGCCTCCATCACAGCTATGGCCAAAGCAGAGAAACGTCTTAGCCGACGTATGATGATGGCAGCTGCAGCAGCTGGCGGTGGTACCACAGAAGATGGACCACCATCTAATACATCTTCATCATCGGCTTATGGCAGTGCCACCGAATCTCAGCTGGAACATCCAtcccagcaacaacaacaacagcattcACACCAAGCACGTGTTACAATTATGGCTGGTCCACCTGGTACAGCTCGGACACCACCATCCCGATCGATGTCATTGAGAGAACGACGTCATCTCGACTCAAGTCCAATTCCCAGAAGTCAATCGGGTAATACATCACCAATGCCAGCAGCTCATAGTACGTGTTGGTCACAGTCTCCGGTAATTTCAGGTGCAGCATCAACAGCTTCATCAGCGTCGACTGCTTCTTCCAATTCGTCCCATCCACATGTGAATTTGCTTCATGCAACCGAACAGCATTACTACAGTTCCGCCGCCCAGATACAAGCCCAGATCAGTGGACCACATTATGTGTCCTCTCAGTCGACCTATCATGCTGTTCCACACGATGTCAGCTATAGTTCGAATTCGAGTCATTTGGATTCCTCACTAAATGCATCATGGGTCAGTACTGGAGGCACTTTAGTGCCCGGAACATCCCCACACACGCCATACTATTCTGCAGCTCAGATTTATATGCGACCCAAAGCATTGGTCACGACATCCGAACGTAAAAAAGTACCTCCAGAGGTGCCAAAGCGTACATCATCGATAACAGCTCAGCAAGCTGCTGCCCAACAACAGATGATGGCACAAATGCGACAAACTCCTCCTCCACCTTCGATGATCCGCACCAATGGACTGTGTAAGACGGCAGAAAATGGAAGTCTCACGTCGGTACAGAGTTCGGGAAGTGATTCGAGTGCAACATCAGTTGATCGAATGGCCAATTGTGATTTGGGATCAGATCGTTCAAATTCACCACAAACATGGAAACGTGGCACAACTCTCAATAGCTCCAATCAGTTTAGTACCCATTCACCCGATCATATCTTGATGATGGCTTCCCATCCACCAGCAGCTGCTGCTGGTATGGTACTCGTTTCGGATGATCACATGAGCTCACATACGAGTGCTGCACAATATGAGCAGCACAATGAAGCCGATCAATTGAATGTAGCTGCCACAACAACACAGAACTACAAAGTGTCCGAAACTATTCGGAAGAGACAATATCGTGTTGGATTGAATCTATTCAATAAGAAACCAGAGAAAGGTATCACCTATTTGATTCGGAGGGGATTCTTGGAGAACACTCCACAGGGAGTGGCGAGATTCTTGATCTCAAGAAAGGGTTTGTCCAGACAAATGATTGGTGAATATCTGGGTAATCTACAGAATCCATTTAATATGGCTGTTTTGGAGTGCTTCGCTGGAGAATTAGACCTCTCGGGAATGCAGGTTGATGTAGCGTTGAGGAAATTCCAGGCATACTTCCGTATGCCGGGTGAGGCGCAGAAAATCGAACGACTCATGGAGATCTTCTCACAGCGCTATTGTCAGTGTAATCAGGATATTGTTGGACGTTTAAGGTCATCCGATACG aTCTTCGTTCTAGCATTCGCCATCATCATGCTCAATACAGACCTGCACACACCAAACCTCAAGCCCGAACGGCGAATGCGTGTCGAAGATTTCATTAAGAACCTTCGCGGCATCGATGACTGCCACGATATTGATCGTGATATGTTGGCTGGCGTCTATGAACGTGTCAAAGCCAATGAATTCAAACCTGGCAGTGATCATGTCACCCAAGTAATGAAAGTCCAAGCCACTATAGTTggcaaaaaaccaaatttagcTCTGCCCCATCGTCGTTTGGTCTGCTATTGTCGGCTATATGAAATTCCCGATGTTAATAAAAAGGAACGACCCGGTGTGCATCAGCGTGAGGTGTTCCTATTTAATGACCTGCTAGTTATAACCAAAATCTTTAGCAAAAAGAAATCTTCGGTCACATATACATTCCGAAATAGTTTTCCATTATGCGGAATGATTGTAACATTATTGGATGTACCAAATTATCCATATTGCATTCAATTGTCGCAAAAAGTCGATGCTAAAATTCTGGTCACTTTTAATGCTCGCAACGAGCATGATCGTTGTAAATTTGCTGAAGACCTTAAAGAGTCTATTAGTGAAATGGACGAAATGGAGTCATTGCGTATTGAAGCCGAGCTAGAGCGACAAAAGTCATCGAGAACTCGCCCAAACGGCAACTCGGAGAATCGTGATAGCGGAGTGGCCGATGTTGAGGTGTGTCCGTGTCCATTCCAATCACCGCAGGGCAGTGATTCGACAAATGGCAATCACGACACAGCGGCACAGCTAAAACGCAGCGCCCTCAGCAACAGTCTGCTGGATATGCACGAGCAAT TTGGTAACGAAAAGCCCCAAAGACGTGGCAGTGTAGGATCTTTAGATAGCGGCATGTCCATATCCTTCCAATCGACCACAGCGAGCAGTGCCTCGCGTGAGAATGCGGCTGTTGTGGCTGCTGCTGCTAATGCCGCTGCAGCTAAAATGCGTTTTCCACAACAAGGTGGCGGTGGTGGTGTTGTTGGTGGACCAGTTATGGTGCAACATGGTCAACAATATCCCGGTCATCATATGATGCAGGCATACCATCATCACCCGACTATGATGATACCCCATCCAGGCATGATTCATCCACATCAATTGCAGCCCCAACCCCATccgcagcaacaacaacaacaacaacagatgCCACTAACCGGTCGTATTCCGGGTAGGGAGAGAAAGATGTCTCGGTCTGAAGAGAGTGGCCGCTCAACAGAggtttaa
- the LOC129917687 gene encoding IQ motif and SEC7 domain-containing protein 3 isoform X7: MSEMELIDKPNSESFLQYPNEKPPPIVVVVGDGRSRVRRVVRTATRHVTVVSYSTRHKETRTHTSHHVTTVSFPQKVIDRPGPGQYAIAAAPTPGSISSSGGVSTGTSGGYVYLQPSTHYPPSSQQQIIYQHHPQHHQLCHQQQQQQQSAALAAGLPTVVATSGTPASLLSSSAAAAAAVAAASSVVHHSHHHHIHGHHHHHGGAVVIAGSGVGTGVGGGNGGASSPANGGGSNNGGAVIQQTLLKKSSIRNGGEVMKRSRAQTAYELSQDLLEKQIELLERKYGGVCARNAAITIQRAFRHYMMVKKFASITAMAKAEKRLSRRMMMAAAAAGGGTTEDGPPSNTSSSSAYGSATESQLEHPSQQQQQQHSHQARVTIMAGPPGTARTPPSRSMSLRERRHLDSSPIPRSQSGAASTASSASTASSNSSHPHVNLLHATEQHYYSSAAQIQAQISGPHYVSSQSTYHAVPHDVSYSSNSSHLDSSLNASWVSTGGTLVPGTSPHTPYYSAAQIYMRPKALVTTSERKKVPPEVPKRTSSITAQQAAAQQQMMAQMRQTPPPPSMIRTNGLCKTAENGSLTSVQSSGSDSSATSVDRMANCDLGSDRSNSPQTWKRGTTLNSSNQFSTHSPDHILMMASHPPAAAAGMVLVSDDHMSSHTSAAQYEQHNEADQLNVAATTTQNYKVSETIRKRQYRVGLNLFNKKPEKGITYLIRRGFLENTPQGVARFLISRKGLSRQMIGEYLGNLQNPFNMAVLECFAGELDLSGMQVDVALRKFQAYFRMPGEAQKIERLMEIFSQRYCQCNQDIVGRLRSSDTIFVLAFAIIMLNTDLHTPNLKPERRMRVEDFIKNLRGIDDCHDIDRDMLAGVYERVKANEFKPGSDHVTQVMKVQATIVGKKPNLALPHRRLVCYCRLYEIPDVNKKERPGVHQREVFLFNDLLVITKIFSKKKSSVTYTFRNSFPLCGMIVTLLDVPNYPYCIQLSQKVDAKILVTFNARNEHDRCKFAEDLKESISEMDEMESLRIEAELERQKSSRTRPNGNSENRDSGVADVEVCPCPFQSPQGSDSTNGNHDTAAQLKRSALSNSLLDMHEQFGNEKPQRRGSVGSLDSGMSISFQSTTASSASRENAAVVAAAANAAAAKMRFPQQGGGGGVVGGPVMVQHGQQYPGHHMMQAYHHHPTMMIPHPGMIHPHQLQPQPHPQQQQQQQQMPLTGRIPGRERKMSRSEESGRSTEV, encoded by the exons cTTTCCACAAAAGGTCATCGATCGACCTGGTCCTGGCCAATATGCTATTGCAGCTGCACCCACACCTGGATCGATATCATCTAGCGGTGGCGTATCCACTGGTACATCTGGAGGATATGTTTACCTGCAACCATCCACCCATTACCCGCCTTCATCACAGCAGCAAATTATCTATCAACATCATCCCCAACATCATCAGTTGtgtcatcaacaacaacagcaacaacagtcAGCAGCATTGGCGGCAGGTCTGCCAACAGTTGTAGCCACATCCGGTACACCGGCATCGCTACTATCATCTTCTGCTGCGGCAGCAGCAGCAGTTGCAGCAGCATCGTCTGTTGTCCATCACAGTCATCATCATCACATTCAtggtcatcatcatcatcatggggGTGCTGTTGTTATTGCTGGCAGTGGTGTTGGTACTGGAGTTGGCGGAGGTAATGGTGGAGCATCATCACCAGCTAATGGTGGTGGATCGAACAATGGTGGAGCTGTTATTCAACAAACATTGCTTAAGAAGAGTTCAATACGCAATGGCGGAGAGGTCATGAAACGTTCACGAGCACAAACAGC GTACGAACTCTCCCAGGATCTGCTGGAGAAACAAATTGAATTACTTGAACGTAAATACGGAGGAGTGTGTGCCCGCAACGCGGCAATCACAATACAGCGTGCCTTCCGACATTATATGATGGTTAAGAAGTTCGCCTCCATCACAGCTATGGCCAAAGCAGAGAAACGTCTTAGCCGACGTATGATGATGGCAGCTGCAGCAGCTGGCGGTGGTACCACAGAAGATGGACCACCATCTAATACATCTTCATCATCGGCTTATGGCAGTGCCACCGAATCTCAGCTGGAACATCCAtcccagcaacaacaacaacagcattcACACCAAGCACGTGTTACAATTATGGCTGGTCCACCTGGTACAGCTCGGACACCACCATCCCGATCGATGTCATTGAGAGAACGACGTCATCTCGACTCAAGTCCAATTCCCAGAAGTCAATCGG GTGCAGCATCAACAGCTTCATCAGCGTCGACTGCTTCTTCCAATTCGTCCCATCCACATGTGAATTTGCTTCATGCAACCGAACAGCATTACTACAGTTCCGCCGCCCAGATACAAGCCCAGATCAGTGGACCACATTATGTGTCCTCTCAGTCGACCTATCATGCTGTTCCACACGATGTCAGCTATAGTTCGAATTCGAGTCATTTGGATTCCTCACTAAATGCATCATGGGTCAGTACTGGAGGCACTTTAGTGCCCGGAACATCCCCACACACGCCATACTATTCTGCAGCTCAGATTTATATGCGACCCAAAGCATTGGTCACGACATCCGAACGTAAAAAAGTACCTCCAGAGGTGCCAAAGCGTACATCATCGATAACAGCTCAGCAAGCTGCTGCCCAACAACAGATGATGGCACAAATGCGACAAACTCCTCCTCCACCTTCGATGATCCGCACCAATGGACTGTGTAAGACGGCAGAAAATGGAAGTCTCACGTCGGTACAGAGTTCGGGAAGTGATTCGAGTGCAACATCAGTTGATCGAATGGCCAATTGTGATTTGGGATCAGATCGTTCAAATTCACCACAAACATGGAAACGTGGCACAACTCTCAATAGCTCCAATCAGTTTAGTACCCATTCACCCGATCATATCTTGATGATGGCTTCCCATCCACCAGCAGCTGCTGCTGGTATGGTACTCGTTTCGGATGATCACATGAGCTCACATACGAGTGCTGCACAATATGAGCAGCACAATGAAGCCGATCAATTGAATGTAGCTGCCACAACAACACAGAACTACAAAGTGTCCGAAACTATTCGGAAGAGACAATATCGTGTTGGATTGAATCTATTCAATAAGAAACCAGAGAAAGGTATCACCTATTTGATTCGGAGGGGATTCTTGGAGAACACTCCACAGGGAGTGGCGAGATTCTTGATCTCAAGAAAGGGTTTGTCCAGACAAATGATTGGTGAATATCTGGGTAATCTACAGAATCCATTTAATATGGCTGTTTTGGAGTGCTTCGCTGGAGAATTAGACCTCTCGGGAATGCAGGTTGATGTAGCGTTGAGGAAATTCCAGGCATACTTCCGTATGCCGGGTGAGGCGCAGAAAATCGAACGACTCATGGAGATCTTCTCACAGCGCTATTGTCAGTGTAATCAGGATATTGTTGGACGTTTAAGGTCATCCGATACG aTCTTCGTTCTAGCATTCGCCATCATCATGCTCAATACAGACCTGCACACACCAAACCTCAAGCCCGAACGGCGAATGCGTGTCGAAGATTTCATTAAGAACCTTCGCGGCATCGATGACTGCCACGATATTGATCGTGATATGTTGGCTGGCGTCTATGAACGTGTCAAAGCCAATGAATTCAAACCTGGCAGTGATCATGTCACCCAAGTAATGAAAGTCCAAGCCACTATAGTTggcaaaaaaccaaatttagcTCTGCCCCATCGTCGTTTGGTCTGCTATTGTCGGCTATATGAAATTCCCGATGTTAATAAAAAGGAACGACCCGGTGTGCATCAGCGTGAGGTGTTCCTATTTAATGACCTGCTAGTTATAACCAAAATCTTTAGCAAAAAGAAATCTTCGGTCACATATACATTCCGAAATAGTTTTCCATTATGCGGAATGATTGTAACATTATTGGATGTACCAAATTATCCATATTGCATTCAATTGTCGCAAAAAGTCGATGCTAAAATTCTGGTCACTTTTAATGCTCGCAACGAGCATGATCGTTGTAAATTTGCTGAAGACCTTAAAGAGTCTATTAGTGAAATGGACGAAATGGAGTCATTGCGTATTGAAGCCGAGCTAGAGCGACAAAAGTCATCGAGAACTCGCCCAAACGGCAACTCGGAGAATCGTGATAGCGGAGTGGCCGATGTTGAGGTGTGTCCGTGTCCATTCCAATCACCGCAGGGCAGTGATTCGACAAATGGCAATCACGACACAGCGGCACAGCTAAAACGCAGCGCCCTCAGCAACAGTCTGCTGGATATGCACGAGCAAT TTGGTAACGAAAAGCCCCAAAGACGTGGCAGTGTAGGATCTTTAGATAGCGGCATGTCCATATCCTTCCAATCGACCACAGCGAGCAGTGCCTCGCGTGAGAATGCGGCTGTTGTGGCTGCTGCTGCTAATGCCGCTGCAGCTAAAATGCGTTTTCCACAACAAGGTGGCGGTGGTGGTGTTGTTGGTGGACCAGTTATGGTGCAACATGGTCAACAATATCCCGGTCATCATATGATGCAGGCATACCATCATCACCCGACTATGATGATACCCCATCCAGGCATGATTCATCCACATCAATTGCAGCCCCAACCCCATccgcagcaacaacaacaacaacaacagatgCCACTAACCGGTCGTATTCCGGGTAGGGAGAGAAAGATGTCTCGGTCTGAAGAGAGTGGCCGCTCAACAGAggtttaa